Genomic window (Sphingomonas sp. S1-29):
GCGGGCGATGGCGCAGCGCGATCGCCAGCATCTCGTCGGTCGCCGCCATTTCCAGGTTCAGCGGCACCGTCAGCTCGGCGACCAGCCGCGCGATATCGTCGTCGGTGATGTGTCGCCGGTCCTCGCGCAGATGCGCGGTGATGCCGTCGGCCCCCGCTTGCGCCGCCAGCAGCGCGGCGCGCACCGGATCGGGATAGCCGCTGCCGCGCGCGTTGCGCACCGTCGCGACATGGTCGATATTTACGCCAAGGCGAAGCGCGTGGGTCATCCGCACACCGCTGCTGCGAGCAGATTGTGGGTAAGCCCCCTGCCCGCCCAGATTTCGCCGAAGTCGAGCCGTTGGTCGTCGCTGAACATGATGATGATCCGATCCAAATCGGGAAGGATGATGTTTCGCACCTGGTAGCGGCCGATATTGCCGCGCCGCTCGACGACGCGCACGCGCGCGGCGCATCCCCGCAGCGGCGCATCGAACACCCATTGCCCCAGCGCCATATAGCCGAGCGAAGGATCGCCTTGCCACATCGTCGCCAGCGCTTGTGGCGACATCAGCGTGCCCGCCAGCAGCCCGCGGTCGATCGCGAGCAGGTCGGCGCCGGTGCCCGCCAGCCCGCCCGCTGCGCCATAGCGCTCGAACGGCAGTGCATAGCCGCGTGCCAGCGGCTTGGCATAATCGGGCATCCAATCGTCACCCGGCCCGACGAAGCGCGTGCCTTCGAGCCGCAGCGGCTTGGCCAGCCCCTCCTCGAACAATGCCGCCAGCGTCTTGCCGGTCGCGCCTTCGAGCACCGCACCCAGCACGATGGTGTCGCAATTATTATAGATCCACGGCCCTGCCGGCGCACCCCGATCGACCAGACACCAGGCCGCCCCGGTCGGGCCGGTCGAATAAAAGCCCGGATTGCCCGAGGCATCGATCGGCGAATCGTCCGGGTTGCGCAGCCCCGAGCGGTGCTGGAGCAGTTCGCGGATGGTGGGCGCGACCCCCGCCGCCTTCAACGCAGACAGATAGGCGTTGGCTGGCGTGTCGAGCGCGATCCGGCCGGCGTCGAGCTGCTGCATCGTGAGGATAGCCAGCACCTGCTTGGTCACCGACGCCCACGGCCAGCGCTGATATTCGGTCGATCGCTGGTGGCAGATCGGGGTGACCCTCCCCGCACTGGGCGGCACGCAGCGCGCGCGCGCGGTCTGCCACAATATCCGGTCGCTGGTCGCAACCATCGCAAAGCCCGAAAACCGCCCGGCCTTCAACGCCGAAGCGATCGCGCGTGCCTCTGGCGGCACCAACAGCGCCTGCGTCTGCGCAGGGGCCGCAAGCGCCACCATCGCGGCCAGCGCCGCCAGCGCGGTCATGGCGCCGCCCGGCTACCCGGCTTGATCGCGGGAATCGCCGCGAGTTCGGGGGGAAGGTCAGCGGGGTCGTAGCTCGGCACGTCGAGCCGGATCAGCGGGAAGAAGGGCACCCCCAGATCGGCGGCGCCGTTCGACCGATCGACGAGCGAGGCAGCGGCGATCACCGCGCCGCCCGCGCGGCCGATCGCCGCGATCGCCTCGCGCGACGACAGCCCGGTGGTGACGACGTCCTCCATCATCAGCACGCACTGCCCGGGAACTAGGCGAAAGCCGCGGCGGAGTTCGAACACCCCCTCGGGCCGTTCGAGAAACATCGCCTCGACCCCCAGCGCGCGGCCCATTTCATGGCCGGCGATCACCCCGCCCATCGCGGGCGACACCACCACTTCGATTCGCCGGCGAACGTCGTCGGGAAGCACGCGCACCAGCGCCTCGGCCAACCGTGCGCCACGCGCGGGATCCATTAGCACGCGCGCGCATTGTAGATAGCGGGACGAACGAAGCCCCGAGGAGAGAATGAAATGCCCCTCGAGCAGCGCCTCGGCAGCGCGGAACTCACCCAGAATCTCGTCTTCGGTCATGCGCTTCCCGGTCTGTTTGGAGGCGCACAGAATAGGCTTCGGCGCGCTGCATCGCAACCATGGGCCAAAAACCGGGTGTGACAAGCTTGAGACAAGCGGCATCCATGCGTATAGGCCAGCCGCAAACGACCGACGGGTGGTTGCAAGCGCGCGATTGGGCGCGGCTCGGCTAGGATGACCTGAGACAATGCGGATGAACGGGTTCAAAACGATTTTGGTTGCGGCGGGGCTGGCATTTGCCGGTACCGCCATCGCACAGGAAGCGGCGCCCGCCGCTCCGGTAAGCGCGCCTGTTGCGGCGCAACCCGGCACCCCCGCCACCACCGGCCCCGATAGCGAATCGGCCGCCACCGCGACTGCCGCCGAGGCAGCCTCGCCCGCCGACCCCACGCTCAACGCCGATGGTTCGCCCCGGCTGACCCCCACCGACGGGATCGGCCAGCCGGTCGATCGCTCGATCGGCATCCAGCCGCAGGCGACCGACCTTGGCGACGACGCCAAGTGGTTCCACAACGTCATCCTGGTGCCGGTGATCACGGTCATCTGCCTGTTCGTGCTGGCGCTGTTGGTGTGGGTGATGATCCGCTATCGTCGCGCCGCCAACCCGGTGCCGTCGAAGACGTCGCACAACACGATGATCGAAATCGTGTGGACCGCGGCACCGGTCATCATCCTGGCGCTGATCGCGATCCCATCGATCCGCCTGCTTGCCGCACAATATGAGCCCGCGCCCGCCAATGCGATCACGCTGAAGGCGATCGGCAACCAATGGTATTGGAGCTACGAATATCCTGACCATGGCGGGATTTCGATCACCGCGAACATGCTCAAGGAGCAGAGCGAGGTCGAGGCCGGCCAGCGCTTCCGCACCGATGCCGACGGCCCGCGCCTGCTGGCGACAGACAACCGCATCGTCCTGCCCGTCGGCGTGCCGATCCGGCTGATCACCACCGCCAACGACGTGATCCACAGCTGGGCGATGCCCGCCTTCTGGATCAAGATGGACGCGATCCCCGGCCGGCTGAACGAGACGAGCTTCACCATCCGCGAGCCCGGCCTGTATTTCGGCCAGTGCTCCGAGCTGTGCGGTTCGCGCCACGCCTATATGCCGATCGCGGTCGAAGCGGTTTCGCCCGAAGTGTTCGCGCAGTGGATCCGCGCCAAGGGCGGCGCGATGCCCGGCCAGGGCGCTGCTCCCGCAGCGCAGGTGCCGACCGGTTCGGCGGGTTCGATCCCGACCGAGCCCGGTGCCGACGCCGGCGACGATACCACGGCTCCCGACAATGCAACCGGCCCGACGGTGGACGCGACCACCCAGGCCCCGACGACGACCCAGGCTGCGAGCGGCAACGCCGGCGGCCTCGGCAATGTGGATCAGTAAGCCATGACCGACACCGCCCTCAACCCAAGCGCCTTCCAGGCGCATCACGATCACGCGCATCACAGCGATGCGCATGATCATCCCGGCTTCTTCGCGCGTTGGTTCATGTCGACCAACCACAAGGACATCGGCACCCTCTATCTGATCTTCGCGATCGTCGCCGGCCTGATCGGTGGCGCGATTTCGGGGCTGATGCGGATGGAACTCGCCGAACCCGGCATCCAGTATCTGCCGATGTGGGCGACGATGCTCGCGGGCGGCGACGTCCAGAGCTTCGACCAGTCGCTCAACCTGTGGAACGTGCTCATCACCGCGCACGGCCTGATCATGGTGTTCTTCATGGTCATGCCCGCGATGATCGGCGGCTTCGGCAACTGGTTCGTGCCGATCATGATCGGTGCGCCCGACATGGCGTTCCCGCGCATGAACAACGTGTCGTTCTGGCTGCTGATCCCCGCCTTCGCGTTGCTGCTCGCATCGCCCTTCTTCGGGTCGGGCGCAGGAACCGGCTGGACGGTCTACGCACCGCTGTCGACCTATGGCCATCAGGGCCCCGCGGTCGACATGGCGATCCTGTCGCTGCACATCGCCGGCGCCTCGTCGATCCTGGGCGCGATCAACTTCATCACCACCATCTTCAACATGCGCGCGCCGGGCATGACGCTGCACAAGATGCCGCTGTTCGTGTGGTCGGTGCTGGTCACCGCCTTCCTGCTGCTGCTCGCGCTGCCGGTGCTCGCTGCCGCGATCACGATGCTGCTGACCGACCGTAACTTCGGCACCACCTTCTACGATCCCGCCGGCGGCGGCGATCCGGTGCTGTACCAGCATCTGTTCTGGTTCTTCGGCCACCCCGAAGTGTACATCATGATCCTGCCGGGCTTCGGCATCGTCAGCCAGATCGTCGCGACCTTCAGCCGCAAGCCCGTGTTCGGTTATCTCGGCATGGCCTATGCCATGGTCGCGATCGGCGTCGTCGGCTTCGTCGTCTGGGCGCACCACATGTTCACCACCGGCCTGTCGGTGAACACCAAGATGTACTTCACCGCCGCGACGATGGTCATCGCGGTGCCCACCGGCATCAAGATCTTCTCGTGGATCGCGACGATGTGGGGCGGCTCGATGACGTTCAAGACCCCGATGCTGTGGGCGATCGGCTTCATCTTCATGTTCACCGTCGGTGGCGTGACCGGCGTCGTGCTCGCCAATGGCGGCGTCGACGATTACATGCACGACACCTATTATGTGGTCGCACATTTCCACTATGTGCTGTCGCTGGGTGCGGTGTTCGGCCTGTTCGCTGGCTTCTATTACTGGTTCCCGAAAATGTCGGGCAAGATGTACAGCGAACTCCTCGGCCAGCTGCACTTCTGGGTGTTCTTCGCGGGCGTGAACATCATGTTCTTCCCGATGCACTTCCTGGGGCTGCAGGGCATGCCGCGCCGCTACCCGGATTACCCCGACGCCTATGCCTATTGGAACCAGATCGCCAGCTTCGGCTATCTGATCATGGCGGTCGGCATGGTGATCTTCTTCGTGAACATCTTCTGGTCGCTGTTCGCGGGCAAGAAGGCCGAAGGGAATCCATGGGGCGAAGGCGCAACGACGCTCGAATGGACCCTTTCGAGCCCGCCGCCGTTCCATCAGTTCGAGACGCTGCCCAAGATCGACTGACGATCCATCCCCCTCCCGGTTGCGGGAGGGGGACCTAGAATTCCCCCTCCCGCAACCGGGAGGGGTTAGGGGAGGGCCTGTTCGAGGCGGCTTCCCACATACCCTCCCCCTACCCCTCCCGCGAGCGGGAGGGGGGAAGAAGAACATGACCGCCGCAACCGCAACGACCCCGATCGCCGCCGACTGGCGCGACTTCCTCGCGCTCACCAAGCCGCGCGTGCTGAGCCTGGTCGTCTATACCGGGCTTTGCGGTTTGCTGGCGGCGCCCACCACGATCCACCCCGTCATCGGCTTCACCGCGATCCTGTGCATCGCGCTCGCCGCGGGTGCCGCGGGCACGCTTAACCAATGGTATGAGGTCGATCTCGATTCGCGGATGAAGCGCACCGCCAAGCGCCCGCTTCCCGCCGGCCGGATGGACCGCGACACCGCGCTGCAATTCGGCGTCGGACTGTCGATCTTCTCGGTGCTGCTGATGGGGCTGGCGGTGAACCTCGTCGCCGCCGCGATCCTCGCCGTCTCGATCCTCTTCTACGTCTTGGTCTACACCGTGTGGCTCAAGCGCCGCACGCCGCAGAACATCGTCATCGGCGGCGCCGCCGGCGCCTTCCCACCGATGATCGGCTGGGCCGCCGCCACCGGCGACGTCACGCTGATGCCGATCCTGTTGTTCGCGATCATCTTCCTGTGGACCCCGCCGCATTTCTGGGCGCTCGCGCTGTTCGTCGAGACCGATTACGCCAATGCCGGGGTGCCGATGCTCCCCGTGGTCGCGGGTGAGCGCGTGACGCGCCAGCATGTCGGGCTCTACACCATCCCGATGGCGGCGGTCGCGATCGCGCCCTGGCCGCTCGGCTTCACCGACTGGATCTATGGCACCGTCGCAGTGGCGACGACCGCGATCTTCGCCGTGCTGGCGCTGATCGTGACGATGCGCACCAGCCAGCCCGGCGACGGCATGAAGCCTGAGAAGCAGCTCTTCAAATTCTCGATCCTCTATCTCTTCATCCTTTTCGGCGCGCTGGTCGTCGATGCACAGGTATTGGCATGACCCCCGACGACGAAAAGCTGATCCGCAAGCGCCAGCGTTCGCGCGCGCTCGTTCTCGCGCTGTTGCTCGGCGGATTCGTCGTGCTGATGTACGCGATCAGCATCATCAAGATGGGGAATACGACCTCATGATCGACCGCAACCTTCGCACCGCCTTGATCGCCACCGCGGGCGTCGTCAGC
Coding sequences:
- a CDS encoding serine hydrolase domain-containing protein, which gives rise to MTALAALAAMVALAAPAQTQALLVPPEARAIASALKAGRFSGFAMVATSDRILWQTARARCVPPSAGRVTPICHQRSTEYQRWPWASVTKQVLAILTMQQLDAGRIALDTPANAYLSALKAAGVAPTIRELLQHRSGLRNPDDSPIDASGNPGFYSTGPTGAAWCLVDRGAPAGPWIYNNCDTIVLGAVLEGATGKTLAALFEEGLAKPLRLEGTRFVGPGDDWMPDYAKPLARGYALPFERYGAAGGLAGTGADLLAIDRGLLAGTLMSPQALATMWQGDPSLGYMALGQWVFDAPLRGCAARVRVVERRGNIGRYQVRNIILPDLDRIIIMFSDDQRLDFGEIWAGRGLTHNLLAAAVCG
- the pyrE gene encoding orotate phosphoribosyltransferase yields the protein MTEDEILGEFRAAEALLEGHFILSSGLRSSRYLQCARVLMDPARGARLAEALVRVLPDDVRRRIEVVVSPAMGGVIAGHEMGRALGVEAMFLERPEGVFELRRGFRLVPGQCVLMMEDVVTTGLSSREAIAAIGRAGGAVIAAASLVDRSNGAADLGVPFFPLIRLDVPSYDPADLPPELAAIPAIKPGSRAAP
- the coxB gene encoding cytochrome c oxidase subunit II gives rise to the protein MNGFKTILVAAGLAFAGTAIAQEAAPAAPVSAPVAAQPGTPATTGPDSESAATATAAEAASPADPTLNADGSPRLTPTDGIGQPVDRSIGIQPQATDLGDDAKWFHNVILVPVITVICLFVLALLVWVMIRYRRAANPVPSKTSHNTMIEIVWTAAPVIILALIAIPSIRLLAAQYEPAPANAITLKAIGNQWYWSYEYPDHGGISITANMLKEQSEVEAGQRFRTDADGPRLLATDNRIVLPVGVPIRLITTANDVIHSWAMPAFWIKMDAIPGRLNETSFTIREPGLYFGQCSELCGSRHAYMPIAVEAVSPEVFAQWIRAKGGAMPGQGAAPAAQVPTGSAGSIPTEPGADAGDDTTAPDNATGPTVDATTQAPTTTQAASGNAGGLGNVDQ
- the ctaD gene encoding cytochrome c oxidase subunit I, whose protein sequence is MTDTALNPSAFQAHHDHAHHSDAHDHPGFFARWFMSTNHKDIGTLYLIFAIVAGLIGGAISGLMRMELAEPGIQYLPMWATMLAGGDVQSFDQSLNLWNVLITAHGLIMVFFMVMPAMIGGFGNWFVPIMIGAPDMAFPRMNNVSFWLLIPAFALLLASPFFGSGAGTGWTVYAPLSTYGHQGPAVDMAILSLHIAGASSILGAINFITTIFNMRAPGMTLHKMPLFVWSVLVTAFLLLLALPVLAAAITMLLTDRNFGTTFYDPAGGGDPVLYQHLFWFFGHPEVYIMILPGFGIVSQIVATFSRKPVFGYLGMAYAMVAIGVVGFVVWAHHMFTTGLSVNTKMYFTAATMVIAVPTGIKIFSWIATMWGGSMTFKTPMLWAIGFIFMFTVGGVTGVVLANGGVDDYMHDTYYVVAHFHYVLSLGAVFGLFAGFYYWFPKMSGKMYSELLGQLHFWVFFAGVNIMFFPMHFLGLQGMPRRYPDYPDAYAYWNQIASFGYLIMAVGMVIFFVNIFWSLFAGKKAEGNPWGEGATTLEWTLSSPPPFHQFETLPKID
- a CDS encoding heme o synthase; its protein translation is MTAATATTPIAADWRDFLALTKPRVLSLVVYTGLCGLLAAPTTIHPVIGFTAILCIALAAGAAGTLNQWYEVDLDSRMKRTAKRPLPAGRMDRDTALQFGVGLSIFSVLLMGLAVNLVAAAILAVSILFYVLVYTVWLKRRTPQNIVIGGAAGAFPPMIGWAAATGDVTLMPILLFAIIFLWTPPHFWALALFVETDYANAGVPMLPVVAGERVTRQHVGLYTIPMAAVAIAPWPLGFTDWIYGTVAVATTAIFAVLALIVTMRTSQPGDGMKPEKQLFKFSILYLFILFGALVVDAQVLA